CGTCCTGAAAGGTCAATGACCGGTCCTCGCAGGAGCCTCGCCACATGAACCGGAATGACATCGTCCGCCGGTTCGAAACCTGGTTGGACGAGGTGCTGTCCGCTGAGGATCCCCCGAACGGGATCGAGGCGGACATCTTGACGGCGCTGACGACCGATGACCCGCATCGCGACGCGCCCGCGGATCAGTCGAGCGACGCGTACACGCTGCGGGCCGCGATGACCACGCTCGCGCAGGAGGTCAAGCTCCAGGGGCGGGCATTCCAAACGCTTCAGCACACGCTGGAAGTCCAGGTCAACCGACTCACCGAAGAGAGTGGCGCCGTGTCTCGCGAACGCGAGGTCGAGCTCGAACGTCACATCGAGCGCCGGTGCCGTCGCCACGTTGTCGGCGCGCTCGTCGATCTGCGTGATCGCCTCACGCGCGGCCTCGACTCAGTACGCGCCGTCAGTCAAGACCTCTCGACACGCCGGGCGCGCCGCTGGCTCGCGCGCGCCGTGGCCACG
This Luteitalea sp. DNA region includes the following protein-coding sequences:
- the grpE gene encoding nucleotide exchange factor GrpE gives rise to the protein MNRNDIVRRFETWLDEVLSAEDPPNGIEADILTALTTDDPHRDAPADQSSDAYTLRAAMTTLAQEVKLQGRAFQTLQHTLEVQVNRLTEESGAVSREREVELERHIERRCRRHVVGALVDLRDRLTRGLDSVRAVSQDLSTRRARRWLARAVATLGDDVPGETLAALTRGYELGLERLDQALDELNTHLIRGEGEPFDPRRMNAIEKEASNLVPEGTVLEVYRTGYEWSGEVIRPAEVKVAAARAEGRTT